The segment TAGAAAGTTATATTCTTGATGGAGTTGACGTACATAGGGGTCTTTAGATGAATGACGATCCGGTAAAAGCCCTGATGTACCTAGCAATAGCGCTTCATTTTGTAAGGGATGATAAGCATGAAGCCGCAATAGCCGAGCAGGAATAATAGAACTTAACCTTTGAAAACCAGAATTATTGATTTTAAACCCAAAGGCTTCTGCTAAAATCTGATACGTCACTTCTTCCCAATTTCTATCATTCGCTTTCAGTTTTTCTAAAATATAGAGGGATTTCCTTTCAATACGTTCTAATAAAACTCTATCAAGCATTTGAAGCTTAGTGATTCTAGGAATATCCTCAATAACTGTTTTACAGGCTATTTTTGAAGAATCAGTGAGTAGTGCCTCGTAATTATTTATTTTTTGATGGTCAATAAGATCTTCAAGTACCAAGCAAGAAATACAACTATTGTCATTACGTATTACTTCTCGATCATGATGTAAGACAACATGTAGGATAACATTATCGTATTGATTGTTCGTCTCATGTTGGTGTGCATACCAATCGGATGCCTTAATATGAATTTCAACATGTCCATGCCATTCTATGTTATTGATAAGGATACAAGCATCTAGAAAGTCAGGGCCAGCATTGTAATTGTAGAAACCGGGATGTTTGATTTGAATCGTTTCACTTTTTGTGGTCATTAGTTCACTTTGCTGAAAGTATTGGTACTTCCATATAAAGTGAAGAAAGTTTTCTTTCATGAGAGAGTAGTATAGTTTGCAATGAATCGTAAATAATTAATTGAAGTTAGTTAAGAAATTCTGATCTGCAAACAAAAAAAGCCAAGCGACAAAGTCACTTGGCATCTTTGAGTTATTATTCGCGAGCATTTACAACTATCGTTTCGGCAAAAACGACACGTAATCAATGGTTGATTTCAACTATTTTCTTGCATAAACTAAAGCTTTACGCTGAAGTCTATTCATATCTTCTTGATCTATCTTTTTAATACCTTTTTCGATAGCATTAAGATATGTAGTTGCTGCCTTTTCTACTTGTCCTGTGCGTACATAGTAATCGCCAAGAACTTCTAAAGACAAACTATTTTCTTGAATAGATAATGCATGATTAACCCATTCTTTTGCTAATTCAAGGTCTCCATTCCAGTTAACTGCTAAACGAGCTGCATCAGTATATGTAATGTAATCGTTCGCATCTGCTTCTTTAATCATCTTCACTAATTTTGCATTATTTTCTTCAGTAGGTAATTCTAAGTCTGAAGTATTGGCAAATGAAGCGGTAACTGATAATAAAGCAACTGTAAGAGAGATAAATAACTTTTTCATGATAGATCTGATATTTTTTGTAATAATTAATTTGACACTATACCTAGATTCCAAAGAAGTGCCAAAAAATGATAACTATCACTAAAACAGTTGTTTAAATATATTTTTTAATAAAATTGAAGAAAATTCATGTTCGTTTTCGGACAGCAAATTTAAAGCTTGAACACTTAATTGCTTCAAAACGAACAGTTCAAAAATATTGAGTAAAATAGGTTTCAAATAATCCTAACTTTTACTGAGTAATCTCAAATTGAAATGTATTTTTGTGATACAGAGACGAAAAAAGAAGATGAATAAAAATATACAACCACCAATTGCCCGAAAGGAAGCAAAAGAATTAGTAAAACATAACGACAAGCGTATCGATAATTACTATTGGATGCGTGATCGTGAAAACCAAGAAGTAATAGACTACCTCAATGCTGAAAATAAATACATCGATGATGTAATGAGCGATCATAAACAATTCGAAGAAGATTTATTTCAAGAATTAAAAGGTCGTATTCAAGAAAAAGACGAGAGTGTTCCTTATAAAGCAAGAGATTACTATTACTACGTTCGATATGTTGAAGGTGGTGAATACCCAATTTATTGTAGAAAGAAAGGTTCAATGGAGGCAACAGAAGAAGTAATGTTGAATGCTAACATTGAAGCTAAAGACAAAAACTATTATAAAATTGGTGGAATGTCGGTTGGTGAGGACCAAAATATGCTTGCTTTTGCTGAAGATATTGTGGGTCGAAGAATTTATACCGTACGTTTCAAAAATATTGAGACAGGAGAGTTACTAGAAGATACTTTAGAAGAAACTTCGGGAGATGCTGTTTGGGCAGCAGATGGAAAAACAGTATTCTACACAACTCAAGATAAAGAAACATTACGTCCTGATAAAGTATGGAGACATACATTGGGAACTCCTCAGTCGGAAGATATAGTTGTTTATGAAGAGAAGGATGATACTTTTTGGATTGGTGTTAGAAGAACAAAATCAAGAAAGTATTTAGCGATAGAGTCAGGTTCTACTCTTACTACAGAGACACGTATTCTTAAAGCTGATAATCCAACAGGAGAGTTTAAGCCATTTTTATCAAGAGAAAGAGAGCATGAATATAGTATATCGCACTTTGAAGGTCACTTTTATATCGTAACAAACTGGGAGGCAAAAAACTTCCGCTTAATGAAGGTTGCTGAAGATGCTGACACAACAGATAAAAATAATTGGATCGAAGTAATCGCTCATCGTGATGATACACTTTTAGAAGGTTTGGATATTTTTAAGAACTTCTATGTCATTGAGGAACGTAGAGCAGGTTTGATCCATATTCGTATTATTAAATGGGAAGATGGAAGTGAGCACTATCTTGATTTTGGTGAAGAAACATATAGTGCTTGGTCGGGTGCAAACCCAGACTTTAATACTGATATTTTACGTTTTGGATACAACTCATTGACAACACCATATTCAGAATATGATTACAATATGGTAGACCGTTCTAAAGTACTTTTAAAGCAACAAAAAGTACTCGGTAAATTTGATTCAAACGATTACGAAGCGAAACGTTTATTTGCAACGGCAAAAGATGGTGTTCAGGTGCCTATTTCGGTGGTATATAAGAAAGGCTTTGAATTGAATGGTCAGAACCCATTGTATATGACAGGGTATGGATCATATGGTATTTCGTACGATGTAGCTTTCTCTCCATCTAGAATTAGTTTAATGGAAAGAGGTTTTGCCTTTGCTATTGCTCACATTAGAGGGGGAGAAGATTTAGGTAGAGCTTGGTATGAAGATGGAAAAATGTTGAAGAAGAAAAATACATTTTCAGATTTCATCGCATGTTCAGAATTCTTAATCGAGCAAAAATATACATCTGCAGATAAATTTGTTATTAATGGTGGTTCAGCCGGAGGTTTATTAATGGGTGCTGTAGTCAATGAAAGACCAGACTTGTATAAACTAGTTATTTCTGATGTACCATTTGTAGATGTAGTTACTACAATGCTTGATGAGTCTATTCCATTAACAACAGGAGAGTATGATGAGTGGGGAAATCCTAATGAAAAAGAATACTATGATTATATGTTATCATATTCACCATATGATCAAGTAGAGAAAAAGGCTTATCCCCATATGTTAGTCACTTCAGGCTTACATGATTCTCAAGTTCAATATTGGGAGCCAACAAAATGGGTAGCTAAATTACGCCAAGAAAGTACTAGTGATAATTACATTATGCTTAAAACAAATATGGAGGCAGGGCATAGTGGTGCTTCAGGGCGATTCCAACGTTTTAAAGAAGTTGCTTTCGAATATGCAACAATCTTTGCATTGGTTGCCCCAGATCAATTACATGCGATAGATAGATAAATCGATAGTATCACATCATATAAAAGTCAAATTGTTCTATTTAGTTCAGTTTGACTTTTTTTGATTAGTTATATATAGCTTTTTCTTATAGCTGTATAAAAATATATTATTTCTATCTATGATGTAAAAACCTCATATTTGTAATGTTATCAATCAAAAAAACAAAAAAAGTTATGAATACTGTAGCATTAAATATCATAGGAATAGATGTAGACAAAGCTGAAGATTTGGGTGTGGGTTTGAATAAATTGTTAGCTAATTTTCAATTATACTACCAAAACTTAAGAGGTTTACACTGGAATATTCAAGGGAAAAACTTCTTCGAACTTCATGCAAAATTTGAAGAATTATACACAGGAGCAAATGATAGAGTAGATGAGATTGCTGAAAGAATTTTAACGTTAGGAGTTCAGCCATTACATACATTCTCAGATTATTTACAAGCTTCTACTATTGAAGAAGGAAAAGATATAAAAACAGATACGGCATCAGTAGAATTAGTTTTAAACAACTTATCAACGCTATTAAACCTAGAAAGGGAAGTTATCGAAAAAGCATCAGATGCTGGTGATGAAGGTACAGTAGCCTTATTATCAGAGTTGATAAGTGAACAGGAAAAAACAATTTGGATGTTTGCTGCCTGGTTGAAGTAAGATAAATATACAGTTGTAAATAATGAAAATAGAATTATAAAATAAGAGGTTACCCCACAATGAGGTAGCCTCTTTTTATATCATTGAATATTAGTGTCGTTAATTTTAAATGAAAATGCATTTAAAACCTTCTCTTTTTTGGTTGGAACAAGTGCTGTAAATGTATTATTCTGTTGTAAGACTCTCTGAAAACAATAAGGAGACAGGAACGGCATAGGGAATTGCATGATAATAGAATTCTGTTTTCCATCTTGGGTGATTTCAGTACAAATCAAATAATCTTCATCTTTGTAAATACAAAGTTGTGAATGTTGTTGATTAAAGACCTTAATTGGATGAACAGAACTGATTCTTTGATGTGTACTGATCCTATAACTATTTTTAATCCATGTTATTTCACCAAGCACGTTAATATTAAGATATACTATTCCTTTACAAGTTTCATTAATAGGATTATAATTTTCAAAAGTAATGGTATAGCTTTTATTATTTTGCGGAATAATGTCTCTTACTTTATAGTTATCCTTTAAAAGGAAAGGCTTACTTCTATCGAATTCTTTTTGAAGTTTAGATTGAAGTTTACTAAAGCTTTTCTCGTTACCCCAAATTGCTCTTTCGTTAGGAACCCATATATCTTTCAGATGTTTATTTGTGAAATGGGTAAAAGTTTCAGTAATAATAGATTTTGTTTTTAAGTCAATATTCAAGTAATATAATCCCTCAATAGTATTTTTTCCTCTTGTTTTTTTTGAGTTATAAAGGCCACTGATAACAAGTTTATTATCAAGAGTTTTTGTGAACTTGAGATCTTCAATATTTTTATCATCGTGTCTAATCAAATGTGATGACAATTTTTTATTCTCTTTAGAGAATAAATACAATAAGAAAAAGTTATCTTTTGCCTTGTTGACTTTTTGAGCTTTACTAATTCCATAAAAATCTCCGTTGTCATATAACTTAATATTATTTTCTTCAAAAACACTCTTTCTTTGAAAATTCATTTGATCAGGATTGAAAGTATCCAAGGTGGTTTTCATACGCCATAGAATTGTATAGTTTTCGTCTCTTACCTCGAAATTAACATCTGTACATTTTCCTTGAATATTATTTTTATAAGTAATAATCAATAAGGTTTTTAAAGATTCAGATTGAAGAAATTTATATTGGATATCTAGGGCACCAAAAGAAAGAGTAGAGTTCATGATACCACTTTCATTAAGATTTCTTTCAGTGATGAATGTACTTTTGCCAAGTGTGTTTTTTTCTCCTATTACTTCTTGACGATAAAGTTTTTGTTTTTTATCAATATTCATTGAATAAAGTAACCAGACTCTGCCTTTGGAATCACGAATTATTTTTTCAATTTTTTTGATTTTGGAACCAGTATAAGCACTTCTCTCATACACAAAGTCTTTTAATTGATAAAAATGAGATGAATTTGTTTTTTTATTGTAATACAACAACGTGACTCTATTTGATCGCTTGGCAGTACTCACATAATTATAGTAGCTAATATAATATCCATCTTTAGTATCAATCCATTCATTGATTATACTTTTTGTAGAAACACTTTTGAGATCAATTTTTTTGGTAGGCTGGTTGATGATAGAATAAAATTGAGAATACCCTAAAATGGGAGTTAAGACAATTAATAGAGTCGAATAAAAAAAAATTCTTAAATACTTAGTCATATGAATTTATTTTTAAAATTTTAAAAAATCTATTTAGTATTGCAAATATAGTTTAAAATCATTGATAGTTATTTATTAATAAAAAGAACGAAACTCCTAAACCTGAAGTTTTTACAATTCCTCTAGGAACTGAGGTAAAAGTAATCCCTGCTTCAGAGATTAATACATCGGTTTATAAAGGAGGATGAAGTGTTCCTATGACTGTTGTAAATAATATGTAAAACTGTAAAGAAAGTAGGAGCTGGTGTATTTTTATTATAAGATAAAGAACCTATATTATTAACTTAAGTACCACATTAATTTTTGATTTAAAAGAACCGGTAAAAGTGACAATAATGATGTAATTATATATACTAAATAAAAAAACCTTTTAAAATAGCCCTCAACTATCTTAAAAGGTTTATCTATTTCTTAAGAAGTGAAATACTTATTTCTCCTCTTCGTCATTTTCTTGATCAATACGATCCTGATATGGGTTGTAGTCAGGAAGTGGATCATAGTCAGGTTCCACAAACTCTTCTACTTCTTCTTCAATACCTTCATTGATTGCATCCCACAGCATATCTTTTAACTCAGTAATACCTTTTTGTACTATTGATGAAATAAACACATACGGAACACCTTCTGGTAGTGTCTCTGAGATCATTTCTTCCAACTCATCATCTAACATATCACTTTTTGTGATAGCTAATAGACGGTTTTTATCTAGAAGTTCAGGATTATATAACTTTAATTCATTGACTAAAACTTCATAATCTGCAGCTACATCTTCAGAGTCTGCAGGTACCATAAATAATAGTACAGAGTTACGTTCAATATGTCTTAAGAAACGAATACCTAAACCTTTACCTTCTGAAGCACCTTCGATGATACCCGGAATATCTGCCATAATGAATGACTTATTATCTCTATATGAGATTACTCCTAGGTTAGGTACCATGGTAGTAAACGGATAGTCAGCAATTTCAGGTTTCGCTGCAGAAAGGACTGATAGTAATGTTGATTTACCAGCATTTGGAAATCCTACTAATCCAACATCAGCAAGTACTTTTAGCTCTAAAATTACCCATGCCTCTTGGCATTCTTCACCTGGTTGTGCATATCGAGGAGTTTGGTTGGTTGCCGTTTTAAAATTACGGTTACCTAAACCACCTCTACCACCTTTCATTAAGATGACTTCTTGCCCCTCGTGAGTTAATTCACAGATCTTCTCTCCAGTTTCTGCATCTTTAGCAATAGTTCCTAGAGGTACATGAAGAATGATATCTTCTCCATCAGCACCACTTTTACCAGTACCAGATCCACTAATACCATTAAAACCATGAACGTGTTTACGGTATTTGAGGTGTAGTAATGTCCATAATTGCTTATCGGCTTTTAGGATGATATGACCGCCTCTACCGCCATCACCACCGTCAGGGCCACCTTTCGGTACGTGTTTTTCTCTACGGAAGGAAACCGCACCTGCTCCACCTGCTCCTGAACGAGTAAATATCTTTACGTAATCAATAAAATTTGATGATGCCATTTTTATCTGCTTAAATGCTACAAAATAGGCTACGAAGTGATGTAAACAAATGGACGCTCACAGTGTAGCCGAAATGCAAAGGTAGTTAAACTGTTATTTACCAGTGCATTATATTAACAACTGCTTGGAATAAGACAGTAATTTCGGGCAAATATACGGTTTTAAAGCACAGTTTCGTGATAATGAATGTTTTTGATGAAATAGTTCTGTGATTTTCTTTAACAAAAAAGGTCTACTCCTGGTATGAAGTAGACCTTTTTGATCTTATTACTAATCGTAAAAAAGACTATAATGAATCAATTGCAGTACATACAGATCCGAAGATTTCTTCGATAGATCCTACACCATTAATTGATTTGAATTTTCCTTGACCTTCGTAGAAGCTTGCTACAGGAGCAGTTTTATTGTTGTACTCTTGTACACGGTTACGGATTAAATCTTCGTTTTGGTCATCAGTACGACCAGAAGTTTCACCACGCTTTAAGATACGCTTTGTCAACTCTTCTTCATCCACTTCTAAAGCAACCATTCCAGAAATAGCAATACCATTTTCTGTCATTAAATTATCTAAAGCTTCTGCTTGAGCAACTGTACGAGGAAAACCATCAAAGATAAAACCATTACCGCTTTTATGTTCTTTGATTTTAGAATCAATCATTCCGATTACTACTTCGTCTGGAACTAATTGACCTTGGTCCATTAATTCTTTTGCTTTGATTCCAAGAGGAGTACCAGCTTTAATTTCACCACGAAGTAAGTCTCCAGTAGATAAGTGAGTAAGGCTATATTTTTCCTTAATCATATCACTTTGTGTACCTTTTCCGGCACCTGGAGGGCCAAATAATACAAGATTGATCATATTGTAAAGTTTATTTTGTGTAATAACTCATATGAGTTGCCTCTTTTAAAACGCAAAAATAATAAAATACAGGATTTAAACTAATGATATCGAGATCTTAATTAATGAGATGTTACCAAAAGGTAAAGAATACGATAATAAATATTGAATTCTCTAAATAGAGACATTTAGGTTCTTTCTTAAAATACTGAGTGCTTTACTCATTCTTTTTTCAATAGCTTTAACACTCACATCAAGTCTGTTACTGATCTCAGAATAGGTAAGACCATCCATACGGTTCATTAAGAAAACCTCTCTGCTTTTATCAGGTAATTGATTGATTGTTTTTTCTAAAGTGTTTTGGAATTCATTCAGCTCCATTTTGAATTCAGGATTTGTCTCAGATTCTCCGTCCTTCTTATTCTGTCTTTGTTCGAATTGTAAAACTACTTTGTTGTGTTTGATATAGTTTAACGCAAGATTATTTGCGATGGTATATAAGTATGTTTTCGCTGTTTCAAGGATGATTTTCTCTCTAGCTTCCCAAAATTTGATGTAGGATTCCTGTGCGATATCTTCGGCTACGTCGATATCACCAATCTTATAGTAAATGAAACTCTTTATGTTTTCAAAATACAGGTCAAATAGCTCTTTGAAATTAGCTTCACTTAAAATGGGCAGATCATTATTTTTTTTTGTATTCGTTGTCACGTTCAAATTAGCACTTTTGAGTATATCGTTCTCAGTGATTTAATGTAATACGTTATAGCAGTTAAAGACAACTCTTTTAAAATTAGGTCTATGATTCTTGTCTTTATGAAACAAAAGTACAAAAGATATTCGTAAATATTTACAAATTATTACCCTTTGACTGTTGCTCGTATAGTGTGTTGTAGTGTCCTTCTAAATTAAGTAGCTCATCATGAGTTCCTTGTTCTATAATTTTTCCTTCATGAAGTACGATAATTTTATCAGCTAATTTAGCAGAAGAGACCCTATGAGAAATGATTACAGAAGTTTTATTGTGCATTACATTCTGTAAATTGTTTAATATCTGATTTTCTGTTTTAGTATCAACGGCAGATAAACTGTCATCTAAAACCAATATTTTAGGACTACCTAAGATCGCTCTGGCAATAGTGGTACGTTGCTTTTGACCACCAGATAATGTGATTCCTCTCTCACCAACAATTGTATCTAGGCCATGTTCCATATGCTGGATATTTTCCCATAAACCAGCATTTTTTGTTGCCTCAACAATCTCAGCCTCAGTTGCGTTTTCTTTGGCAAAAGCGATATTGTTTCTTAGAGTATTCGAGAACAAGAATACATCTTGTGGAGCCATGTTAATCTGAGAGCGAATATCATGGAGATTATATGATTTTAGATCTTTATTATCAACAAGGATTTTACCCGAAGTAGGGTCATATAATCTTGAAATTAAACTAGCAACCGTACTTTTACCAGAACCAGTTGTTCCCAAAATGGCTAAAGTTTTTCCAGACTCAATTTCAAATGATAAATCATCTAATGCTTTTATTCCAGAGTCAGGATATACAAGAGAAACGTTTTCAAACTTAAGATTACCTTTAATTTCTTGTACTTCGTCTGAAGTTGAAACTATTTCAGGTGTTTCATTTAAGAACTCATTGATTCTTTTTTGTGATGCAGCTGCTCGTTGAACAATAGAAGTAACCCAACCTAAAGATGTTACCGGCCATGTAAGTAAGGTCACGTACATAATAAACTCAGCAATAACTCCAGGTGTAATTGTACCTTTTTCAACTTCTATACCACCTACATAAACAGTTAGAATGGTACTTAGTCCAATCAGGAATAGCATTAATGGGTAAAACATAGAGTTTACCTTAGCTAATTCTAATTGTCTGTTTTGATATTCAGTAGCATTATCTGTGAACTGAGATAATGATTCTTTTTCTCTCACAAATGCCTTGATTACTCGAATTCCAGAAAATGCTTCCTGTACAAACGTAGACATAGAAGACAATTGCTGTTGAATTAATTCAGATTTCTTGTTGATTACGTTATTAACAAAGTAAATACTGATTGACAAGAGTGGAAGTGGAAATAAAGCCCAGAATGTAAGGTGTACATTAATGCTTAACATGATACCTATGGTAAGGATAAAGGAAATTACCATATTGATAGAGTACATGATAGCTGGGCCCAAATACATACGCACTTTACTTACATCCTCAGAGATCCTTGCCATAAGATCACCTGTGTTATTTCTTCTGTAGAAACTTAAAGTGAGTTTTTGATAATGCTCAAAAATATCATTCTTAAGGTCAAACTCTATTAATCGAGACATAACTATAATAGTCTGTCTTACAAGAAATAAGAAAATACCTCTTAAAAGTGCCATTGAAACGATAACAGCACCGTATAGCAATACAGTTTTAAAGAAGTCATCAATAAAGACACTGTGAAGTTCAGCCCCTTCTAATAATGTTTGTGTCTTTAAAGTATCGACCACCAAATCAAGAGCATAACGTACAACTTGAGCGGGTGCAATCGCAAAAATATTGGAGATAATCATAAAAATAATCCCCAATGTTAATCTGAAACCGTATCGGTAAATATATTTATTAAGAAAAGCGAGTTCCTTCATTCTGCTTTTTTGATAAGTCGCTGATAGATAATAGGAAAACTTGTTGTCACAAATAACCTATCCACAAATGTAAGTAATTGTTTTTAAGTAGACGTTAATTGAAGTTATAGTAATACATCTTTTAAGTATTGTACTAAAATCTTATTCATAATTAATATTTATTTGTAAAATGTTATGCATGCATACTATTTATTTATATATTTGGAGACTAAGGAGGTAAAATAACAGTTTTTTGGCACAAATGCTCGTTGTTTATTGATGTCATAGACAGTATTTACCCTCAAACCTTAAACACACACACACAAAGCACAAAAGTAAAATTATGAAAGCATGGGGGGATTGCGTAAATCTGAAAAAAAGAAACAGTCTGTTGATTTAAGTATTAAAGCCACTTGGCTAGGTATTTCAAAAATGTATAACCTATTAGGTGCAGATTATGATATCTCACACTCAATTGGTTTTGTATTATTGAATATCGATCCTGTTGACGGTACTCCGGCAACAAAAATTGCCCCTTTGATGGGTATGGAAGCAAGAAGCTTAACTAGAATGCTTAAAAGCTTTGAAGAGAAGGGGTTGATCACAAGAATTCCTGATAAAACGGATAAACGAAAAGTAATTATCAAGTTAACGGAGTTTGGTCAGACCAAAAGAGAAATGTCAAAGCAGACAGTAAAAGTTTTCTTAAGAAGAGTTGAGGAGAAAGTCACTGAAGATGAATTAGGAGTATTTTTTCATGTCATAGATATGATTAATGAAGTAGTAAAAGACCCTAAAGGACAGATGTTCGACGAAATTAGAGAAAACCTTAAAGGTTTTGGAATTACAGAAGAGAACCTGTCAAAATAACATGACCTCCCCAAACTATTGTCTTGATTCAATTTAGAATACACATAAATAAACAACACAAATAAATCGGTACACCGATGAAAAACAGAACTATCAATAAAGTGGCCGTTTTGGGTTCAGGCGTAATGGGATCCAGAATTGCATGTCACTTTGCGAACATTGGCGTTGAGGTCTTATTGTTAGACATCGTGCCTAGAGAATTATCAGAGCAAGAAGCAGCGAAAGGACTTACTCTTGAAAGTAAGGCTGTTCGTAACCGCATTGTCAATGACGCTTTAAAATCAGCGTTAAAGTCAAAACCTGCACCTGTATTTAGAAAAGGAGTTGAAAAACTTATTTCTACAGGTAACTTCACTGATGATATGTCAAAAATATCATCATGTGATTGGACTATTGAGGTAGTTGTTGAAAACCTTGATATCAAAAAGAAAGTTTTTGAACAAGTAGAACAATACCGTAAACCAGGCACACTTATTACTTCGAATACTTCAGGTATTCCAATGAAGTTTATGTGTGAAGGAAGAAGCGATGACTTTGTAAAGCATTTCTGCGGAACTCACTTCTTCAATCCTCCACGTTACCTAAGACTATTAGAAATTATTCCAGGTCCCGGAACAGACCAAGATGTGGTAGATTTCCTTATGCATTATGGAGATGTTCAATTAGGAAAAGAAACCGTACTTTGTAAAGATACTCCTGCGTTTATTGCGAACAGAATTGGTGTTTATGCTATCATGTCAGGTATGCATACCATCCAAGAAATGGGGCTATCAGTTGGAGAGGTAGATAAACTTACTGGACCAATTATCGGTAGAGCTAAATCAGCAACATTCCGTACAAGTGATGTTGTAGGTTTGGATACAATGGTTAAGGTATCAAACAACCTACATGCGGGTTTACCAAATGATGAATCGAAAGAACGATTTGTACTTCCGAAAATTGTAAGTGAATTAAATGACCGTCAGTGGTTTGGTGATAAAACCAAACAAGGATATTATAAAAAGACAAAAGATGATAATGGAAAGAAAGTCATCTTGGAGTTAAACCTTAATACATTCGAGTATCAGCCGAAAACTAGGGCGAAATTTAAAGCTTTAGAGGCAGTAAAAGATATGGAAAGTGTTAGAGAGAGAATTCCTGTACTTCTAAATTTTGAAGATAAAGCAGGAGAGTTCTATCGTAAATCTTTCTATGATGTATTTAGATATTGCTCAAATAGAATTCCTGAAATTGCGGACGAGCTTTTCAGAATTGATGAAGCAGTTGCAGCAGGTTT is part of the Flammeovirga agarivorans genome and harbors:
- a CDS encoding ABC transporter ATP-binding protein, whose amino-acid sequence is MKELAFLNKYIYRYGFRLTLGIIFMIISNIFAIAPAQVVRYALDLVVDTLKTQTLLEGAELHSVFIDDFFKTVLLYGAVIVSMALLRGIFLFLVRQTIIVMSRLIEFDLKNDIFEHYQKLTLSFYRRNNTGDLMARISEDVSKVRMYLGPAIMYSINMVISFILTIGIMLSINVHLTFWALFPLPLLSISIYFVNNVINKKSELIQQQLSSMSTFVQEAFSGIRVIKAFVREKESLSQFTDNATEYQNRQLELAKVNSMFYPLMLFLIGLSTILTVYVGGIEVEKGTITPGVIAEFIMYVTLLTWPVTSLGWVTSIVQRAAASQKRINEFLNETPEIVSTSDEVQEIKGNLKFENVSLVYPDSGIKALDDLSFEIESGKTLAILGTTGSGKSTVASLISRLYDPTSGKILVDNKDLKSYNLHDIRSQINMAPQDVFLFSNTLRNNIAFAKENATEAEIVEATKNAGLWENIQHMEHGLDTIVGERGITLSGGQKQRTTIARAILGSPKILVLDDSLSAVDTKTENQILNNLQNVMHNKTSVIISHRVSSAKLADKIIVLHEGKIIEQGTHDELLNLEGHYNTLYEQQSKGNNL
- a CDS encoding MarR family winged helix-turn-helix transcriptional regulator; this translates as MGGLRKSEKKKQSVDLSIKATWLGISKMYNLLGADYDISHSIGFVLLNIDPVDGTPATKIAPLMGMEARSLTRMLKSFEEKGLITRIPDKTDKRKVIIKLTEFGQTKREMSKQTVKVFLRRVEEKVTEDELGVFFHVIDMINEVVKDPKGQMFDEIRENLKGFGITEENLSK